The following DNA comes from Tepidanaerobacter syntrophicus.
GGATTGTAGGCCGGTATCAAGGATTCTAAGGAAGGATCGTATCCCCATGATCCGGGAGGCAGCGGCAGGTAACCTCTCTGGGCTTCGCCCCATGTATATATGCCTTTTACCATTTCGTCAATATCAACAGCGCTTATTATGGCTTCCCTGACTTTTCTGTCTGCTGTGGGTCCCTGCATCATATTCATGTAAACATAGGAAACCACGAGACCCGGTACTTCTTCCAGGACCAAATCATCGCTCTGTTTTATGACATTGATGCTTTCGCCTACAAGATCTGTGGCTACATCTATTTCTCCGGTTCTAAGAGCGTTTGCCATCATGTTGATATCGCTTATGAACTTGAATACTACACCGTCAAGATGGGGTTTTTGTCCCCAATACTTTTCATTTCTCTCTAAAACTACGCTGTCATCTTTTATAAAGTCTACAAGCTTGAAGGGACCTGTTCCTACAAGATGAAGTCCGAACTGGTCTCCCCAGCCTTCCACTTCTTCTTTCGGCACAATGGTATTTCCGGCATCAGTCAGCGCTGTTAAAAATGCCGCATTAGGAGCCTTTAGAACTGCTTTGATTTCAGTGTCAGACACTACATCCACATGGTCTAACATACTTAGCCTGTTCATCGCAGATTCCTTTGCCGAGCGCTCCAGGCTGTATTTGACATCTTCTGCCGTCATTTTTCTGCCGTCTTGGTATTTGCCTTTTTGGAAGTAAACATCATCTCTTAATTTAAACGTATATGTTTTCATGTCATCCGACACAGACCATTCAGTGGCAATGGCCGGTATTATATTCTGCAGGGATTTATCATATTTTACTAAAGTATCACATACATTTATTATTACGTTACCTTCATAAACTCCTGTATAGTCTACGGGATCAAGGTTTTTAGGAGTCGCAGAAAGAGCTATGGTTAAAGTGCCGCCATCTTTCTCATCAGCTGCTCCGCCTGTCGCTTCACTTGTTTCAGGTTTTGACTCTTTTGTGCCTGTGCCGCAGCCGGCAACCATTGTAATGCAAATAAATAGAGCAATTAGTATGCAGATTATTCTTTTTAGATTATGAGCTTTCAAATTTTTCCCCTCCTAATTTTACATAGTCAAAAAGCTTTTACCTAATATCTCTCTTTTGAAATCGTGAAATCTTAAAATCCCCTACCGCCGCTTCACCACCTCCTTGCAAAATTGAAAATCTTTAAGATATTTTCTATTCTCATTCATTGCAGAATTTACAGCTTCTTCTTGGAAACTCCTGACAAGTTTGATTGCAAACCATTCTACAGGCCCGGTGATTACATCGTGAAATGCTTTAGTGGTACATGCCGGCACCATGGAAGCTGCAATAAATGCACCTTTTTTATCCAAACTATTATGTAGTAGCATTAACTTCATAAAGCAATTGATCTTATATAAATCGATAGGTTTCAGTCTCCTTATTATAACATAATGGTACTTTACTGCAAATATCGAAATGTGAAAACGATTCCAAAATGCAAAAGCCTCCATATTCTGGAGGCAGTTCTTATCTATTTTTTTCGAATGACTCTTTTTACGGTGCTTAATGTAAGTTTAAAGAGGCCGCTATTTTTTGAAAATATGTCTTCAAGGGAGTTCAGCATGTAGTCGATGTCTTCTTTTTCGATGATAAGAGGCGGTTCAAGCCTTATGACATTAGGATTGTTTAAAGTGTATGCTGTAATTATGCGGTGGGTGTTAAGAAGCTCTCCGGCCACCATGGAACCTGTATACTCTTTGTAGAATCTGTTGACAGCGCCTCCTGTAAGCTTACTTAAAATCCCTTTCTCGGGTGTTTCAAATTCAATACCTGCCATCAGCCCTCTTCCTCTTACATCCTTTATTATGCCGTAGCGGTCTTTTAGGGTTTTAAGTCCCTCCAGCATATATTCTCCCACTTCTTTTGCGTGCTCAGGCAGGTTTTTCTCGATTATTGCGTTGATAGATGCTATTCCTGCAGCGCAGGCCATGGTATTGCCGCCAAAAGTCGATGTATGCAGGAGGCATTTTTCCATACCGCCAAAGGCCTTTTCCCATACTTCCTCTGTGGTAATAAAGGCTCCTATAGGAACTACTCCGCCTCCCAATGATTTTGCAACTGTCATAATATCAGGCGAAACCCCTTCTCTTTCACAGGCAAACATGGTCCCCGTCCTGCCAAAGCCTGTCTGGATTTCATCAGCTATCAGAAGCACGCCGTATTTGTCGCAAAGCGCCCTTACATCCTTCAAATAACCTTCGGGAGGCACGATAATTCCGCCTTCTCCCTGTATAGGCTCTACTATAAATGCTGCTATGTCTTTTTGCTTTAGTTTTTCTTCCAGGGCATTCGCATCACCGTATGGCACTGTTTGAAAACCGGGAACCAACGGTAAAAAGGGCTCCTGATATTTCTTTCTGCCTGTTGCGGAAAGCGCTCCATAGGTCTTGCCGTGAAAAGACCCTTCGCAGGATATGATGCCGGTTTTACCGCTTGCAGCCCTTGCGGCTTTCAGTGCGCCTTCAACAGCTTCCGCACCGCTGTTGCAGAAAAAGCTGTGTTTTAAACCTTTAGGAACAACTTGAGCAAGATTGTGGCCCAAAACCGCCGCAAAAGTGCTTAAGGAAGCTTGAAGAAGATTCGGCCTTTCCTTTACTTTTCCAAGCGCTTCGTATATTTCAGCAGGATTATGCCCTAAGTTCAATGCGCCATAGGCTCCTAAAAAATCTATATATTTGTTGCCGTCACTGTCATAAACATAGCATCCTTCAGCTTTGACAAAGTTTTTATCGAAATTTATAAGGCTGAGCATCGATGCAAGGCCCGGATTTACATATTCTGAGTATAGTTTTCGTATATCATTTCGCGATAGTTTCTCCACATCTTCGATTTTGTACAACATGCGCCACACCTCTTTTTTTATTCTATTGAAATTATATATGAGTTGGCATGGCATGTCAAAATATGTTTTTATTAGTCGCTGTTTTCTACCAGCATATCAAATAAGGCAGGAGTTCCGCCGGTGTGAATAAAAATAATATTTGACCCTTTTTCAAAAAATCCTTTTTTAACCAAATCTATAAGGCCGGCCATAGCCTTGCCTGAATATACCGGATCTAATATTATTCCTTCAGTTTCAGCTGTGAATTTTATTGCCTCTACCCCTTGCCGGCTGGGCTTTCCGTATCCGCTTTCACCTATATATTCGTCAAAGACGATTATCTCGTCAGGCAAAATTTCCAGGTCGGCTCCCAATAAGGATATAGAGTCTTGGGCAATTCTTGAAATGTCTTGCTTAAACACGCTTTTTTCTGAGTCAACGCTTATGCCAACAACTTTAGCATCCCTTTTCGCAAGGCGCACTCCTACTTCAAGTCCCGCCGATGTTCCTCCGGATCCCACCGCATTTACTATATAATCTATTCTTAAGTTTTGGCTGTCGGCCTGACTAAAAAGTTCTAAGGCGCAATCCACATATCCGCATGCTCCAAGGCCGATAGAGCCGCCAACAGGAATAAAATAAGGATTTTTGCCCTTAGCTCTCAACTCATCCATTAGCTTATCAGCCTCTATGCCTATTTCATTATAACTTGACACATCAAAAAACCGCATATCGGCATTCATCAGCTTTTCTAAGAGTAAGTTGCCTTGGAATTGAGCAGGTTTTTTGCCTTTTAGCATTAAAATTACATCAAGGCCAAGTTTTCTGCAGGCGGCACAAGTCATTCGGGTATGGTTGGACTGAATGCTGCCTGTGGTTATTATTACATCAGCCTCTTTTTTTAGGGCATCGGCCAACAAAAATTCCAGCTTGCGGCCTTTGTTTCCCCCTATAGCAAGACCGGTGTTGTCGTCTCTTTTAAAATAAATATTCACGTCTCCCAGTTTTTTCGAAAGATTAGATGCTAAATCTAAATCCGTAGGCAATTGGCAAAGTTTAACCCGAGGTAAGTTTAAGCCTGTCATATATTTCATCTTCTCCTTTTATATAATAGTAGTTCTTTATAATAGTAGTTCTTTCTAAATTATATAGCTTTATGCTTTACACCCAAATACGCTTCTTGTACTGCAGGGTTTGATAAAAGTTCCTTTCCGGTGCCGGAAAGCACTATTCTTCCTGTCTCTAATACATATGCATAATCTGCTATTTCCAAAGCCTTTTTAGCGTTTTGTTCAGCTAAAAGGATAGTCGTTCCTTGTTCTTTAACCTGCAGTATTGTCTTAAAAACCTCGCTTGTGTAAAGAGGCGAAAGGCCTAGGGAAGGTTCGTCTAAAAGGAGAATTTTTGGTTCGTTTCTAAGTCCTGTTGATAAAATATTTGAATTGTTCCCTTATATCACATCCCTTCACCTGGGCAGTTAGACAGATATTAAAACTTAAGCTTTCTCATTCTGGATAATGCTTCATCTATTCTGTCATCCGGTGTAGTAAGGGAAATCCTGAAAAATCCCTCCCCATATTCTCCATAAGCATTACCCGGAATCACTACTACGGCAGCCTTATCTACTAAATACTCTGCGAATGAGGCAGAAATATACCCTTTAGGCACGCTCGCCCAAATATAAAAGGTTCCCTGGGGTAATTCAACGTCAAAGCCCATATCTTTTAAAGCTTCGAATACAAAGTTCCTTCTTTTTGTAAGTATGCGTCGGAATTCCTCCACGCTGTCTTGAGGTCCTGAGAGTGCCTCAACTGCGGCGCTTTGGATCGCTGTAAACTGCCCGGAATCTACATTAGTCTTTATTCTTCCCAATGCTTTGATTATGTCTTTGTTTCCTACGGCATACCCGATTCTCCAGCCTGTCATTCTGTAAGGCTTTGATAAAGAGCCCAGCTCGATAGCTGTTTCTTTTGCTCCTTTTGCAGAAAGAATGCTTGGCGCTTTATAATCTTCGTAGATTATATCTGCATATGCGCTGTCATGGCATATGACAATGTCGTATTTCTTGGCAAATTCTATAGCTTCTTCAAAAAATTCTTTGTTGGCTACTGCCGATGTTGGATTATTTGGATAGCATAAAAACATTATTGTAGCTTTTTCGGCAATATCTTTATCGACTTTAGTAAAATCAGGCAAAAATTTATTTTCTTTAAGCAATGGCATCGTATATGGAATGCCGCCGGCAAAAAGCGTGGCTGTTTTGTATACCGGATATGCGGGATCCGGAATTAGAGCATAGTCATCTTCATCTATAAAGGCATAAGCAGTATTTACTATACCTTCTTTTGAACCGATAAGAGCCATTACCTCAGTATCAGGGTCAAGTTCTACTTCAAATCTTTTAGAATAATAGCGTGCTACGGCACACCGAAACTCATAAGAGCCTTCATAGGCGGGATAACGATGGTAGGCAGGATTATGAATTTCTCTTTCCATAACCTTTATTATATTTTCAGGAGTAGGTATATCCGGATCGCCAATTGCTAAAGTTATCACATCAATTCCTTTTTTTGTCAAATCCGCAACTTTTTTATCAATCTCAGCCGAGATATATGGTGGAACTTTTTTAATTCTTTCTGATATCTTCATCTTTATTCCTCCCATTTTATTATGTCATTTAGCAAATTTTTTCAAGCTCTAAGTGTCCCTCGAAAACCTCCTGGGCAGGTCCCGTCATATACACTCTTTTATCATCTGTAAGTTCGATAAATAAGTCACCTCCGGGCAAAGTAACTTTTACTTGTTTTCCCGTAAAACC
Coding sequences within:
- a CDS encoding ABC transporter substrate-binding protein, with amino-acid sequence MVAGCGTGTKESKPETSEATGGAADEKDGGTLTIALSATPKNLDPVDYTGVYEGNVIINVCDTLVKYDKSLQNIIPAIATEWSVSDDMKTYTFKLRDDVYFQKGKYQDGRKMTAEDVKYSLERSAKESAMNRLSMLDHVDVVSDTEIKAVLKAPNAAFLTALTDAGNTIVPKEEVEGWGDQFGLHLVGTGPFKLVDFIKDDSVVLERNEKYWGQKPHLDGVVFKFISDINMMANALRTGEIDVATDLVGESINVIKQSDDLVLEEVPGLVVSYVYMNMMQGPTADRKVREAIISAVDIDEMVKGIYTWGEAQRGYLPLPPGSWGYDPSLESLIPAYNPEKAKQLLTEAGYPNGFETEIHVGNKPARMKMSTIMQNYLKQNLNIDMKIQVSEWGTFSDIASKGKAPLYGMSWTWYPDPYFFLNQMFHSSQIGSLGNGQGFNNPEVDKLLDDAVTTTVDINERAALYKKALKLIVEELPQIDYAHEKVIYGLNKNVQGFVVSPDNQINLVTSEINVWKQK
- a CDS encoding aspartate aminotransferase family protein, with protein sequence MLYKIEDVEKLSRNDIRKLYSEYVNPGLASMLSLINFDKNFVKAEGCYVYDSDGNKYIDFLGAYGALNLGHNPAEIYEALGKVKERPNLLQASLSTFAAVLGHNLAQVVPKGLKHSFFCNSGAEAVEGALKAARAASGKTGIISCEGSFHGKTYGALSATGRKKYQEPFLPLVPGFQTVPYGDANALEEKLKQKDIAAFIVEPIQGEGGIIVPPEGYLKDVRALCDKYGVLLIADEIQTGFGRTGTMFACEREGVSPDIMTVAKSLGGGVVPIGAFITTEEVWEKAFGGMEKCLLHTSTFGGNTMACAAGIASINAIIEKNLPEHAKEVGEYMLEGLKTLKDRYGIIKDVRGRGLMAGIEFETPEKGILSKLTGGAVNRFYKEYTGSMVAGELLNTHRIITAYTLNNPNVIRLEPPLIIEKEDIDYMLNSLEDIFSKNSGLFKLTLSTVKRVIRKK
- a CDS encoding D-cysteine desulfhydrase family protein — encoded protein: MTGLNLPRVKLCQLPTDLDLASNLSKKLGDVNIYFKRDDNTGLAIGGNKGRKLEFLLADALKKEADVIITTGSIQSNHTRMTCAACRKLGLDVILMLKGKKPAQFQGNLLLEKLMNADMRFFDVSSYNEIGIEADKLMDELRAKGKNPYFIPVGGSIGLGACGYVDCALELFSQADSQNLRIDYIVNAVGSGGTSAGLEVGVRLAKRDAKVVGISVDSEKSVFKQDISRIAQDSISLLGADLEILPDEIIVFDEYIGESGYGKPSRQGVEAIKFTAETEGIILDPVYSGKAMAGLIDLVKKGFFEKGSNIIFIHTGGTPALFDMLVENSD
- a CDS encoding LL-diaminopimelate aminotransferase — protein: MKISERIKKVPPYISAEIDKKVADLTKKGIDVITLAIGDPDIPTPENIIKVMEREIHNPAYHRYPAYEGSYEFRCAVARYYSKRFEVELDPDTEVMALIGSKEGIVNTAYAFIDEDDYALIPDPAYPVYKTATLFAGGIPYTMPLLKENKFLPDFTKVDKDIAEKATIMFLCYPNNPTSAVANKEFFEEAIEFAKKYDIVICHDSAYADIIYEDYKAPSILSAKGAKETAIELGSLSKPYRMTGWRIGYAVGNKDIIKALGRIKTNVDSGQFTAIQSAAVEALSGPQDSVEEFRRILTKRRNFVFEALKDMGFDVELPQGTFYIWASVPKGYISASFAEYLVDKAAVVVIPGNAYGEYGEGFFRISLTTPDDRIDEALSRMRKLKF